In Schaalia sp. JY-X169, the following are encoded in one genomic region:
- the rplK gene encoding 50S ribosomal protein L11 has translation MAPKKKVTGLIKLQIPAGQANPAPPVGPALGQHGVNIMEFCKAYNAATESQRGNIVPVEITVYEDRSFTFVTKTPPAAEMIKKAAGVPKGSATPHTAKVGKLTSAQVREIAETKKEDLNANDVEAAMKIIAGTARSMGITVEA, from the coding sequence ATGGCACCGAAGAAAAAGGTAACTGGGCTCATCAAGCTCCAGATTCCCGCCGGTCAGGCCAACCCCGCACCGCCCGTTGGGCCGGCGCTAGGCCAGCATGGCGTGAACATCATGGAGTTCTGCAAGGCCTACAACGCAGCAACCGAATCACAGCGCGGCAACATTGTCCCCGTTGAGATCACGGTTTACGAGGATCGTTCGTTCACATTCGTGACGAAGACCCCTCCGGCTGCAGAGATGATCAAGAAGGCTGCAGGCGTTCCCAAGGGTTCCGCAACCCCTCACACCGCGAAGGTTGGCAAGCTAACCTCCGCTCAGGTGCGTGAGATTGCAGAGACCAAGAAGGAAGACCTGAACGCTAACGACGTTGAAGCAGCGATGAAGATTATCGCTGGTACTGCCCGCTCCATGGGCATCACCGTCGAAGCCTGA
- the nusG gene encoding transcription termination/antitermination protein NusG: MAENIFSGLDMDDDVDAVVQIDGELEGVLDDSVPEGGAGLDEAAEVAAEAREEAADLDIAAAESGSEGIHAARPADDEGAVADEAAADSEEVAGSEDLDPMEALREEFEDQGGDWFVVHTFSGHERKVKENLERRVENEDLQHLLTRVEVPMEEVTEIRNTVRKKVLRCAIPGYVLVQMQGTGYDDEMDEQLWRVVKETPAVTGFVGDQYNPMPLPLDDVLKMLAPGLLVGKEAKLAGVAKKAPAVVDWEVGEVVRVTDGPFAELTAEISEIMIEGQRLKVLVTIFERETPLELRFDQVQKLDK, from the coding sequence GTGGCTGAGAATATTTTTTCCGGGTTAGACATGGACGACGACGTGGATGCGGTCGTGCAGATCGACGGGGAACTAGAGGGCGTCCTCGACGACAGTGTTCCCGAGGGCGGGGCCGGGCTTGATGAGGCGGCTGAGGTCGCTGCGGAAGCACGTGAAGAGGCTGCAGATCTTGACATCGCGGCAGCAGAGTCCGGCAGTGAGGGCATTCATGCTGCGCGTCCCGCGGATGACGAGGGCGCGGTTGCTGATGAAGCCGCTGCTGACAGTGAAGAGGTTGCGGGTAGCGAGGATCTCGACCCCATGGAGGCCCTCCGCGAAGAGTTCGAAGATCAGGGTGGCGACTGGTTTGTCGTGCACACCTTCTCCGGTCATGAGCGCAAGGTGAAGGAAAACCTTGAGCGCCGTGTTGAGAACGAGGACTTGCAGCACCTCCTCACACGTGTTGAGGTGCCGATGGAAGAGGTTACAGAGATCCGCAACACCGTTCGTAAGAAGGTGCTGCGCTGCGCTATTCCCGGGTACGTCCTCGTTCAAATGCAGGGCACCGGCTATGACGATGAGATGGATGAGCAGTTGTGGCGCGTGGTGAAAGAAACGCCGGCTGTGACCGGGTTCGTGGGGGATCAGTACAACCCCATGCCCCTCCCGCTCGATGATGTTTTGAAGATGCTGGCTCCGGGACTTCTGGTTGGTAAGGAAGCGAAACTGGCTGGCGTAGCCAAGAAGGCGCCTGCAGTGGTGGACTGGGAGGTTGGCGAGGTCGTTCGTGTTACCGACGGGCCGTTTGCGGAACTCACCGCTGAAATCTCCGAGATCATGATTGAGGGGCAGCGTCTCAAGGTCCTGGTGACTATCTTCGAGCGGGAAACCCCGCTGGAGCTTCGTTTTGACCAGGTGCAAAAGCTCGACAAGTAG